From Zonotrichia leucophrys gambelii isolate GWCS_2022_RI chromosome 19, RI_Zleu_2.0, whole genome shotgun sequence:
GCTGCCAGTCTTCTGGGAGATGTCAAAATGCATGGGACAAACCTGTGGGAGTTTGTCCCGTAGTGCCGGCAGGTGTGCTGTTTGTGCTGGAGGCACAAGGCACCGGCTGTGTTCGGGATCTGTAGCCCAGGTTCACCACTGCCCAGCAAGCCGGTAAAGGCAGGTTGCTGATGCTGTTGAGAAAGCCCTTTTGGAGCTCAATATTTCCAGCACCTTCCATACTTTGAACCCCTAGCTGCGTTTTAGGAAACTGGTGTCATTTTGCACAATGATGCACAAAGAGCTCCTGCGCAGGCAAGTCAGCAGTTACACAGGAGATCAAGGGTTCAGGAAACTGCAGGGAGcttgcaggcagctgctgcctcttgttCTAGTGTTGGCTGGGGCCTGCTCCAGTCCATGGATTTGAGAGGGTGTAAGCAAATTGTACTAGTGAAGCAAGTATTTTGGCCTGATTTATCTTCTCTGTCTTACAGGTGTGCTTGCAGTACCTAAATAGCACAGTCATGCTCTTCTTTGGAGGGCTGATTGTTGCAATTTCTGTTGAGCAATGGAATCTTCACAAAAGGATTGCACTGAGGGTCCTTCTGATTCTTGGGGTGAAACCTGCACTGTAAGAGTATTACATTGGTTTTCTCTTACCTCTTGTTAGTTTAGCAAAGGCCCAGGATTGGTATTTAACAGTCAGCAGAGAAAGGATCCTTCAAGAGCCAATTTAGCTGTATTTGCAGAGTATCCAGAAATGAAGTCTGGCAACAGGAGCAGTTTATTTGTGCTTTATCCAAAACTAGCATCTGTGTAAATTTTAGAGGCTTACCATTGGGGACAAAATTATGACACTTAATTATGCGCTGGGATTCCTTCAGTGAACGTGGCAGAGCTGTCGTAGAAGGGAGTCTGGCCCTGCTCTGTACTAGTGGCTGCAcacatccctgcctgggctTTGCTCTCCAGATGATAGTGACTGCAAAGCCTAGCAGCATCTGTtcactttcttcctctctcctctgtgtCTTTCTTTTCAGCCTGATGCTGGGATTTATGTTAGTCACTGCCTTCTTGTCAATGTGGATAAGCAACACAGCCACCACTGCCATGATGGTTCCCATTGTCCAAGCTGTCCTGGATGAATTGGACATCACAGCGCATGAGCTGACCACGGCGGAACCAGCAACTGGGCAAACAAATACAGCGATTGAGCTGGAGGAAAAGAGCAAATCAGGGTCCACTGCAGTGAGTGGTAAGGGCCTGCTCACCCATAAGCTGATGCTACTGAACTTGCCACACTCGGCTCCCCAACCTAGGAGTGTTGTGTACCCTTTCCAAGGAAAGAGGACGGTAATCTGACTGAAATCCTGTAAATATATGACATTTAGGTTTTACAAAATAGCTTTTAATTTTGATGGCTGCCATTTTGTATGCTGGTGCTAGAGCCCAGACAAATTGTTATGTTCTTTCCTTCAAGCGGGAGTCATCCTCCCAGTTCCCCTAGACTTAACTGCCTGTTTAGGGAAATGAAGAGCATATCCTGTGGGAAATAGCCATCCAAACCCCCAGCATCCCACTTTCTAAATCTTGTGATTATCAGTGGGGATTCAGATTCTAGGCCATGTAGGAGTATTTGAAAAAATTATGTAAACACAATCTCTTCTGGCTATAGGGTAATAAATATCTCTTTATTGACCAGATGGTATGTGGAGATAGGGAGAAGAAAGAGGACTACTTTAAAAGCCACATGGAAAAGAGGAACTGGTGTAATTTGACTCACATTAGACAAACTGTTCTTTTGTGTGATCTTACCCAGGTGCTTGATTCCTCAAGGTCCTGTGCCACTGATGTGGTTCTACAATAGGTTACActtcattttaaatatgtgCACAAACTCAGACCCTTTCATTTCAGTGCTTTGCTGCGCTGTTATATTATTAAGTATGATTAAAGATCAGATTACAAGTGTAGTGAAGATAGTAAGAGTGTGCAAAAAATACCCTTTAATATTGTTGAGTTGGTTGCAATTGCCATAAATTCTTTGTCCTGCTCCATTAGTCCAGTCAGACTTCAAGATTAGAGTGTTACCCTCAGAGAACAATGGACAGAACAGTAAAGTTTTGTGGTTATTGTAAATTGACAGAATGCCAAGCAAGGATTTGGGTttcagtgttgttttttttttcctgcctgtatTCACATCTGTTAAAGCTAGTTGGGTTCTCGCTGTGGAATTGGAATGGTTTCAGTGACTACAGTATTTGGCTGGTGGTGAGCCTCTCTGTGAAACAAGGCAGTACAGAAAAGGAGTTGTGGCACTGATGTGGGCAAAAGCATCCTTGGATCATGTCCATCAGTCCATGAGCCTCTTTCTTCTGCTCCTCATGAACATTAGTCTGAAGTATTTAGGTAGATATCTGTGAgttttgtaattaaaataaatggcacATACAGACTGGTAGCACTAAGCCTACAGATCCTATCCTGAACTCTCTGCCTTTCCAACTTTACCTGaggcaaataattttctttctgtctaGGTGTAAGCAATGAACAAGTCACTGATGACCCCAAATATTCTGAGGAAACTAAAAGGTGGAAGCGTATATGCAAAGGAATGACACTTTGTGTGTGCTATGCTGCCAGCATTGGAGGAACTGCAACACTTACCGGAACAGGACCAAATGTGGTACTGAAAGGCCAGATGAATCAGTAAGtaatttttgctgcttcttttagTTACACTGTCATACTGTTTGTGTGACCAATTGACTGGTCTTTGATGACAATTTCAGTTGTGAACTTCAAGCAATTAGTTCAGGAACTGAGACTGAGAAATGTGTATGAAGTATTTGGCCtcattttttttgcttcagcATCTTTTAAAAGGAAGCTATGTGATGGAATTAAGGTCTTCTGAGAAAATTGGAAATACTTGTTGGCAATCAACATGCAAGTGGTTGATTATGCGATATTGGTTCTTCTGTGTCCTCTTTCTCAACTGAAATGCAGCACATCCGGAAGAGGAACTGCAGTAAAAAGCACCAGAAGAATGTAGATTAACTCTACTCATAAACACACTGAAGAGAGCTAGAAGGAACTTGGCCCCTCCTGTAACCCTGTTCCTCCATGCTGTGGCTGTGGAAACTGTGCAGTTGTGTTGTTCTGTCATTGCTAAACTGAGGCTGGGAACTGATCTACATGGAACCCAATCTGCAGTGGAAATTTTTCCAACATTACTTCCTTGTGTTGCAAGTACTTCAGCCTTAGCTGCTACATTATCTCTTGGTTTTAACATCCAGCTGGAAGCTTGCTATTGATATTTTTCCTCCAATCATTATTGGCAAGCACAGAGAATAACAAAAATTGCCTTTCTTAAAACATTGTCATCATTGTTTCAAGCCAACTAGCAACTTTTTCATCTGTTGAAGGCAGCAGAAGTACAGGTGTTACTTTCAGGGAAGACATTTCTTGTTCTCTTACTAGAGTGAtttgggaggaagaaaaaactaTCCTTTCTTGGGATAAATGAACAGATGTGCTAGAAGTGAAAAATGTCTGGAATGCATGGGAGATCTTTCAGCCACGCTTGTCTGACTGAGACCTAAAGTATCAACATAAGCTCCTGTATGCATCAAATTAAAAcatagggaaaactgacaatCATTTAAGTTCTGCTCTGAAATCAGGCTGCCTTCTCTCATGACTTAAATTAGGCTGTGGATGTTATCTATGATTGCTCGTAATGGTTGTCGTAGATTTACATGCATAATTGTCTGTAGCACGTTTTAAAGGGGGACTAGATTGCTAAATGTTTTGACAttcatacagaaaataatttctttacagGTTATACCCTGACAGTAATGATATTGTGGACTTTGCTTCCTGGTTTGGATTTTCATTCCCAAACATGCTCCTGATGTTGGCACTAGCTTGGCTTTGGTTACAGTGCTCCTTCATGGGAGTCAAGTGAGTATTTATCTACATGATATTGTGTAAACCCCTCAGAAAGTTAGTGCAGATCTGCTTTCTGAGACATCTGGCTAAAACAAATGCAGTGACAAGTTATTAATTTTATAGCAGAGAGCAGGTCCATTTCACAAAAATTTTGAGGTCTGGAAACCTTTTGTGTTCATTGGAGGTATATTAAGGCAAAAGCCATATACATTCTTAATCTTCAGACaaaattgcctttttatttttcaatctCTCGCCTGTGAATTtcagccctgggagagctgtCATAGCTGGTTTGTAGCCATTGATTCAATCCTGACTTTTTCATCCTGGGTTACTCCAAATTGCCATCCTTTGATAGACCACATTCTTCTGTGAGAACTGGTGTATCCCCACAAAATACTTTGGCACTGTTGTATGGCCTCTGCTGTtgtctgtgtctgtccccaagaggggcagctgcagagtgATAAGGATGCTAGATCCCTCTAATATGTTCATacttacagtattttttttctcccttttttcaaAGCATAAAACAAaactggggctgtgggacacagaaaactgacaaagaaaaagctgcatACAGTGTGCTGAAGGCAGAAATGAAGAAGCTAGGCCCTATGTCTTATGCTGAAATAAATGTCCTCCTTTTGTTTATATTGCTGGTGGTCTTGTGGTTTTCCAGAAACCCAGGCTTTATAAAAGGCTGGTCTAGCATACTCTtcaaaggaggagaaaagtaagtatttaggttttttttccgtCTTTTACCCACTTGGTTATTAATGAGATTCCCTTGTTCATACATTCCATTTTGAATGTGGGATCATTAATTCCAACTTTACCTGACTTCACATGTTTGCTGGGCTTGATACAATGGCTTGTACATGACACTACCAATCATCTGTGATTTGACAGTTTGTGCTGCAGTGAAAAGGCTGGAGACTGAGACATGGAGCAAGCTGAACTTcctga
This genomic window contains:
- the LOC135455632 gene encoding Na(+)/citrate cotransporter-like isoform X2; translation: MAPTCLQPLLRYRFFAILFLTPLLLLPLPFVVPTKEARCAYIIIIMAVYWCTEVIPLSVTSLMPVVFFPLLGVQTSKKVRNFQQLHRRSRVQETAGSLQAAAASCSSVGVCLQYLNSTVMLFFGGLIVAISVEQWNLHKRIALRVLLILGVKPALLMLGFMLVTAFLSMWISNTATTAMMVPIVQAVLDELDITAHELTTAEPATGQTNTAIELEEKSKSGSTAVSGVSNEQVTDDPKYSEETKRWKRICKGMTLCVCYAASIGGTATLTGTGPNVVLKGQMNQLYPDSNDIVDFASWFGFSFPNMLLMLALAWLWLQCSFMGVNIKQNWGCGTQKTDKEKAAYSVLKAEMKKLGPMSYAEINVLLLFILLVVLWFSRNPGFIKGWSSILFKGGEKYITDSVPAMFVALLLFLLPAHKPKCIGWNTSTSDSEQTEEDKKKQFFSPPLLEWNVVQRKMPWNIVLLLGGGFALADASANSGLSAWMGRQMTPLGSIPPWAIASVISLITAVCTECTSNTATATLFLPVFASLAESIRIHPLYVMLPGTLSASFAFMLPVATPPNAIVFSYGHIRVLDMVKAGLVLNIIGVCCVSLAINTWGRLMFQLDTFPAWANSTRSQ